One stretch of Carassius gibelio isolate Cgi1373 ecotype wild population from Czech Republic chromosome B1, carGib1.2-hapl.c, whole genome shotgun sequence DNA includes these proteins:
- the LOC127948725 gene encoding B-cell receptor CD22 isoform X2, translating to MASLLLLIFLIMIHRVSSAYWSVSYSHSDICALKGSTVTIYCTYTYPTGHQIQEMFWTTGPKMHSEKTPDLSEDPEYSQRLQYLGDKQNNCTIRLSHVTQKDEHMYYFRFITDIDKWTGYPGVNLTVTDLQVDSPETVKEGDSVRLTCKSSCALTERATFIWYRNSQPLTERRDRNNQLLLQSVRREDAGRYSCALQGHKLTSAFSAYLSVMYPPKHTFVAVSPCCELVEGNSVTLSCNCDSYPPALNFSWFKGGTFVGSGRIYSISKISSNHSGEYKCKSVTEHGEAYSDAVNLNVICVGCPVILYIFIGVFIGAAVVIMVVLIWVKKRKDAQESQMNLSRPHHNICQMSDVKMMDTVYENEMAKQDEEEKRHTGVSAKMNQSKAYHNIYQTSDEKLPESVYEDVTMT from the exons ATGGCTTCTCTTCTTCTGCTGATCTTTCTGATCATGATTCACA GGGTTTCTAGTGCTTATTGGAGTGTGAGTTACAGTCATTCAGACATCTGTGCACTAAAGGGGTCAACAGTGACAATCTACTGCACTTATACATACCCTACTGGACATCAGATCCAGGAAATGTTCTGGACCACAGGACCAAAAATGCATAGTGAAAAAACTCCAGATCTGTCTGAGGATCCTGAATACAGTCAGAGGCTTCAGTATCTTGGAGATAAACAGAATAACTGCACCATCAGACTgagtcatgtgacacagaaggatGAACACATGTACTATTTCAGATTTATAACCGATATAGATAAATGGACCGGTTATCCAGGAGTGAATCTTACTGTCACAG atctTCAGGTGGATTCTCCTGAGACGGTGAAAGAGGGAGATTCAGTCCGTCTGACATGTAAAAGCAGCTGCGCTCTGACTGAAAGAGCAACATTCATCTGGTACAGAAACTCACAGCCATTAACTgagagaagagacagaaacaaTCAACTCCTGCTGCAGTCAGTCAGAAGAGAGGATGCAGGCAGATACAGCTGTGCTCTACAGGGACACAAACTCACATCAGCATTCTCTGCTTATCTCAGTGTTATGT ATCCTCCAAAGCACACATTTGTAGCAGTGAGTCCATGTTGTGAACTAGTAGAGGGTAATTCAGTGACTCTGAGCTGCAACTGTGATTCATACCCTCCTGCTCTGAACTTCAGCTGGTTTAAAGGAGGAACATTTGTAGGATCTGGAAGAATCTACAGCATCTCAAAGATCAGCTCTAATCACAGTGGAGAATACAAGTGCAAGTCCGTTACTGAACATGGAGAGGCATACTCTGATGCTGTGAATTTAAATGTCATTT GTGTAGGATGTCCTGTGATATTGTACATATTCATTGGAGTGTTTATTGGAGCTGCAGTTGTTATAATGGTGGTCCTGATTTG GGTGAAAAAGAGAAAAGACGCACAGGAGTCTCAG atgaaCCTGTCCAGACCTCATCACAACATATGTCAAATGTCTGATGTGAAGATGATGGATACTGTATATGAAAATGAAATG gcAAAGCAGGATGAAGAAGAGAAAAGACACACAGGAGTCTCAG CAAAGATGAATCAGTCTAAAGCTTATCACAACATATATCAAACTTCGGATGAGAAGTTGCCTGAATCAGTATATGAAGATGTAACG ATGACATAG
- the LOC127948725 gene encoding B-cell receptor CD22 isoform X1: MASLLLLIFLIMIHKFCVSGVSSAYWSVSYSHSDICALKGSTVTIYCTYTYPTGHQIQEMFWTTGPKMHSEKTPDLSEDPEYSQRLQYLGDKQNNCTIRLSHVTQKDEHMYYFRFITDIDKWTGYPGVNLTVTDLQVDSPETVKEGDSVRLTCKSSCALTERATFIWYRNSQPLTERRDRNNQLLLQSVRREDAGRYSCALQGHKLTSAFSAYLSVMYPPKHTFVAVSPCCELVEGNSVTLSCNCDSYPPALNFSWFKGGTFVGSGRIYSISKISSNHSGEYKCKSVTEHGEAYSDAVNLNVICVGCPVILYIFIGVFIGAAVVIMVVLIWVKKRKDAQESQMNLSRPHHNICQMSDVKMMDTVYENEMAKQDEEEKRHTGVSAKMNQSKAYHNIYQTSDEKLPESVYEDVTMT, encoded by the exons ATGGCTTCTCTTCTTCTGCTGATCTTTCTGATCATGATTCACA aATTCTGTGTTTCAGGGGTTTCTAGTGCTTATTGGAGTGTGAGTTACAGTCATTCAGACATCTGTGCACTAAAGGGGTCAACAGTGACAATCTACTGCACTTATACATACCCTACTGGACATCAGATCCAGGAAATGTTCTGGACCACAGGACCAAAAATGCATAGTGAAAAAACTCCAGATCTGTCTGAGGATCCTGAATACAGTCAGAGGCTTCAGTATCTTGGAGATAAACAGAATAACTGCACCATCAGACTgagtcatgtgacacagaaggatGAACACATGTACTATTTCAGATTTATAACCGATATAGATAAATGGACCGGTTATCCAGGAGTGAATCTTACTGTCACAG atctTCAGGTGGATTCTCCTGAGACGGTGAAAGAGGGAGATTCAGTCCGTCTGACATGTAAAAGCAGCTGCGCTCTGACTGAAAGAGCAACATTCATCTGGTACAGAAACTCACAGCCATTAACTgagagaagagacagaaacaaTCAACTCCTGCTGCAGTCAGTCAGAAGAGAGGATGCAGGCAGATACAGCTGTGCTCTACAGGGACACAAACTCACATCAGCATTCTCTGCTTATCTCAGTGTTATGT ATCCTCCAAAGCACACATTTGTAGCAGTGAGTCCATGTTGTGAACTAGTAGAGGGTAATTCAGTGACTCTGAGCTGCAACTGTGATTCATACCCTCCTGCTCTGAACTTCAGCTGGTTTAAAGGAGGAACATTTGTAGGATCTGGAAGAATCTACAGCATCTCAAAGATCAGCTCTAATCACAGTGGAGAATACAAGTGCAAGTCCGTTACTGAACATGGAGAGGCATACTCTGATGCTGTGAATTTAAATGTCATTT GTGTAGGATGTCCTGTGATATTGTACATATTCATTGGAGTGTTTATTGGAGCTGCAGTTGTTATAATGGTGGTCCTGATTTG GGTGAAAAAGAGAAAAGACGCACAGGAGTCTCAG atgaaCCTGTCCAGACCTCATCACAACATATGTCAAATGTCTGATGTGAAGATGATGGATACTGTATATGAAAATGAAATG gcAAAGCAGGATGAAGAAGAGAAAAGACACACAGGAGTCTCAG CAAAGATGAATCAGTCTAAAGCTTATCACAACATATATCAAACTTCGGATGAGAAGTTGCCTGAATCAGTATATGAAGATGTAACG ATGACATAG
- the LOC127948730 gene encoding adhesion G protein-coupled receptor E3-like codes for MVGPQVTLEKIPRLNTTNSSVDIDLIGIARNNNGGSAAVAFMSYNTMEKLLKPDFFNTSNDTVKTMMSTVISVTLPKTTNTKLTKPVNFTFRHIREFDPSGSLSCVYWNISKWIVDGCSVLKTNSSYTVCSCDHLSTFALVQVSRPPCANQPPTVTQVFSSKMDRVIWVCVIVGLVFFSLALLTFALYKSPVRDWIRGCIVLGPEGYNRKELRCSERSASDAVDSNPTSKVSQKTQRKTC; via the exons ATGGTTGGACCACAGGTCACCTTAGAGAAAATCCCTCGACTCAACACGACAAATTCTTCTGTGGACATCGATCTCATTGGGATTGCCAGGAACAACAATGGAG GATCAGCTGCTGTGGCTTTCATGAGCTACAACACGATGGAGAAACTACTGAAGCCAGACTTCTTCAACACATCAAATGACACAGTTAAAACCATGATGTCCACTGTGATCTCAGTTACTCTTCCCAAAACCACCAACACTAAACTCACCAAACCAGTCAACTTCACCTTCAGACACATCAGA GAGTTTGATCCCAGTGGTTCTCTGTCCTGTGTGTACTGGAATATCAGCAAGTGGATTGTAGATGGATGTTCTGTTTTAAAGACCAACAGCAGCTACACTGTGTGTTCCTGTGATCATCTGTCCACATTCGCTCTTGTGCAAGTCAGCCGCCCACCTTGTGCAAATCAGCCACCCACAGTCACCCAG GTTTTCAGCTCAAAAATGGATCGGGTGATTTGGGTGTGTGTGATCGTGGGGCTGGTGTTCTTCAGTTTGGCCCTGTTGACCTTTGCCCTTTATAAGAGTCCTGTGCGTGATTGGATACGTGGTTGCATTGTGCTGGGTCCTGAAGGCTACAACAGGAAAga GTTACGCTGCAGTGAACGAAGTGCTTCAGATGCTGTGGACTCAAACCCAACTTCAAAAGTGTCCCAAAAAACACAGAGGAAAACCTGTTAA